A genome region from Petrotoga miotherma DSM 10691 includes the following:
- a CDS encoding DnaJ domain-containing protein, protein MAERKDYYKILGVDRNASQEEIKKAYRQKVKEWHPDRHRENKEEAERXLFRYVLWYTRKRR, encoded by the coding sequence ATGGCTGAAAGAAAAGATTATTACAAAATCTTAGGAGTAGATAGAAATGCATCACAAGAAGAGATAAAAAAGGCGTATAGACAAAAAGTTAAAGAGTGGCATCCTGATAGACACCGTGAAAATAAAGAAGAGGCAGAGCGNNGACTTTTTCGATATGTTCTTTGGTACACAAGGAAGCGGAGGTAG